One part of the Eucalyptus grandis isolate ANBG69807.140 chromosome 10, ASM1654582v1, whole genome shotgun sequence genome encodes these proteins:
- the LOC104421757 gene encoding zinc finger protein ZAT5, with protein sequence MEAAATAAEEAFSGPRDYAGRIAKRKRTKRQRVQSPYRFGIASSPSDNDDSSRDHIVVNNNSHAIVGANNHNFSPASSTEVEGMSTLEEEEDMANCLILLAQGHSKLPQKQAILEQDVADLKFNSKRYLEASTGGGNKIGYYVYECKTCSRTFPSFQALGGHRASHKKPNKATAEDKKPQHQFGTSSSEEEESAQFKRHNVTSSALSLQLSGQNVLFGSSFSNKHPKVHECSICGAEFASGQALGGHMRRHRTPAGTNMGLSLNPMTSESEESPARARNNAVSLDLDLNLPAPDEDDHNDHRFPLSSKKQKQQQEQQENRSRLVFSVPALVDCRY encoded by the coding sequence atggaagccgccgccaccgccgctgaGGAAGCCTTCTCGGGGCCCAGGGACTACGCCGGACGCATTGCCAAGCGCAAGCGGACGAAGAGGCAGAGGGTGCAGTCCCCGTACCGTTTCGGGATCGCCAGTTCGCCAAGCGACAACGATGATAGCAGCCGCGACCACATCGTTGTCAACAACAACAGCCATGCCATCGTCGGCGCCAACAATCACAATTTCTCTCCAGCATCCTCAACCGAAGTTGAAGGGATGAGCAccttggaggaggaggaagacatGGCCAATTGCCTAATCCTCCTGGCCCAGGGCCATTCTAAATTGCcccaaaagcaagcaatattGGAGCAAGATGTTGCAGACCTCAAATTCAATAGCAAGAGGTACTTGGAAGCATCCACAGGCGGAGGGAACAAGATTGGGTATTATGTGTATGAGTGCAAGACTTGTAGCCGAACTTTCCCTTCCTTCCAAGCTCTAGGAGGCCACCGCGCGAGCCACAAGAAGCCTAACAAGGCCACGGCCGAAGACAAGAAGCCTCAACATCAATTCGGGACGTCGTCATCAGAGGAAGAGGAGTCAGCACAATTTAAGCGCCACAATGTCACGTCGTCagctctctctcttcaattgaGCGGTCAGAACGTGTTATTCGGGAGCAGCTTCAGTAATAAGCACCCGAAGGTCCATGAGTGCTCAATTTGTGGGGCCGAGTTCGCGTCAGGCCAAGCCCTAGGCGGTCACATGAGGCGGCACCGAACTCCAGCAGGGACGAACATGGGGTTGTCCCTAAATCCGATGACCTCTGAGTCCGAGGAATCACCGGCGAGGGCTAGGAACAACGCCGTGTCCTTGGATTTGGATCTCAATCTACCAGCCCCCGACGAAGATGACCACAATGATCATAGGTTTCCCTTGAGCTCGAAGAAACAAAAGCAACAACAAGAACAGCAAGAAAACCGATCGAGGCTCGTGTTTTCGGTCCCAGCTCTGGTGGATTGTCGCTACTAA